The genomic window GCGGGAGGCAAAAAGTGAATCAGACAAGACAACTGAAAAGAACGAAAGCGCTAGTGATGCTGAAGGCGTTCAAATCACTTTGTGCTACGTTTTGTGCCAGAAGGCGCTCCTTCTGGGTGCCGCAGTcagtgtgtctgtgtgtgtgtgtgtgtgtgtgtgtgtgtgtgtgtgtgtgtgtgctcgccTGAGGACGGATCGTAGAGTGAGAGGCGCTTTGCCATtcgtcttttcttttgctaGTGAGAAGCGTCCCTAGTCCGCTAAAACTTCTTCTTGGTGCCTTCCTTTACTTGCGTGTATGGGAGGCTGTCGTTTCGCAAGTCTACAACTTACGTCGTATGCGTGCTATCACGTATGATGAAAGAGCTAAATATGGAGGTCGAGGAATGTAACAAGGGAGCCACACAGAAAGGAAAATGAAAAGCTAAATGGGGAGCCAGAGAGGATGCGCTGGGCTGCAATGACGCTGGTGAGAACAGCGTTCGCCAATCACTACCAAACCAGGCGAATGCACAAAACCAAAGAGTTCAAAGCAGAGTGTTAGGGTGATTCCAGAGATGAAGTAGAAAGAGGAGTGAAAATAATGAATCCACTCCCGCTCGCTAATGTGAAGTTCCCGTTCGTCAGCGTTGCTGCGAGCGTGGCACTAGGGGAAGAACAAACACAATAGAAGCCGCACACAACATCGTCGACGaacaaaaaacaaagaaaggagaaaaaggagatCAGTGAAGCAGGAGTGACAGCAATAACGAACAGAAATGGGTCTCTGCATCACTGGATGCGGCTATTCATAGTAGCCCCTGCGCTCTTGCCCGCGTGTGTCGACTCGGACCCGAGTAGTCGCAACTTTTTTCATGTGCGCTCCTGCCAAGAGAAACgagtggaggaagaggacatGCGCACGCTCAGAGACACTGAgtgcgcacggcggtgcgtgCTAGCCGAAATGCCTCGCAGGTGACTACCATTCCCTTCATCCCGATCTGCCTCCTCACCATCTCGCGTTccgttgctctctctctttccacatATCAGGACGACTGCTTCACAACGACCaacgagaaagaaaaaagagtaGCACACCTGCCAACAGTCACACACGCCGATCCCCACACCCTCGCCTATCAGCAAGCGCGGAGGAGATACAACAAacaagaaggaaagacgCTGCCCAGTGTTGTCCTTCTGTCTCCCACTTCTCGCGGAGCGAGGACCCATTGGTGCATCCCCAAAAGACTTCACTGCTTTGCGGTGCCTCGCACGTACCCGGCTCACAACCGCCCACACATGCCTTCACCCTAACACAGCGTACACGTTAGCAGGTGAACAATAAAACAAAAATAGAAGAAAACATGTACGTACACCTCTGTGTATGTCGGTGGTATACTTCGTGGAACACGCATATACACGCGCAGATGGAGTAGCAAatctgcacacacacgaggaTACCCACTGGCTTAGTCAGTGGATCGCTTGAAAGTCTTCTTACGCTGCACCTTGTCCCCTGTGTGCACAGGCAGCGTGTAATCGTCTTGGCCTTCCTCAGCAATTTTCTTTTCCCGCACAGCAAACAAAATGCCGAGAAGTCCGACCAGCAAAAGCATCAGTGCGGCCATAGTTTCGGACGACGCTCGGGAGCTCCCCACAAAGCCAAAAATGTGGTACTTCGAGACTACAATGAGATCGTTTGTGCCGTCGCCGTTGAAGTCCACTACAAGCACCGGCGCCACCGGGGGCTCCGACAACGAAATGGAGCGAGTGACCTTGCCGTTCTTTGTCTTGATTATGGAAAACTCAGTGTCGCCCATTGCCAGGACGTAGGTGTCGACGCGGCGGAAAgactcccctcctccaccgacGAAAGTCACATCGGTTTCGCGGTTCTTCTGCAAGAGGGAGTACGGCACCATTTGCGGGAACGGCCGAACATCACTATTCACCTGATAACGGATCTTcctcgcctccgccatgTCGTCAGATGGAGATGGGGCGAAGCGTCCGCCTGTCTGTGCTCTCCATAGCACCCGCCTCCGCGATGGATCAATGCAAGTTACAAGGCCGGTGTCAATCATGAACGCAGCGTAGCGCTCTACCTGCTGCAGACCACCGCCCATGTTTTGCTGGACCTGCAGAATCAGAGGCGGGGTTGCGCGCGTCATGGCAGAGGCAACGTTGCGGCTGCCCAGCAGCTCGAGTGTATTGAGCGCACGGggtgcctcctcgccacgGATGTCGCCGTCAACGAAGTGGTGAATGAGGTCGAGGTTGCCAAAAAGGCCCTGCGTATTGCACACGGTAGCATTGAAGAGCTCATCTGCAGACAACGGCACTCCAGTCTCAATCATGCCGAGACAGTCATACGACAGGTCAATCCCGCGCTTGGCGAACACGATGGAACGGGGGCCTATCTGGGTACTGAGGGACTCGAGCACCAAATCGTCGTTTATGTCATCGTAGTACGTTCCATCAGCCCTCAGCGGCATCACATTTGTCACTATGTTTCCTGTGTACATGTGAACCACCTCTACACCCTGCTCGCCATGAAACACAAAAACGTTCGacaggcgacggcgctgccgagtTGCATTTTCGGCGAGGGAGGTTTGAGTGGGTTGCTTCAGTGACAGTCTCAGCGCTGACAGCTTGTCGCCCAGATTGCCGTCATCTTCCGTCGCCATGTGCACCACCTGGTCGTTGTACCGAAACGTGGCCCGTCGCTTTGCCTTACCGCGACTAGGGCGCGCCTTCCGCTTTGCCTTCGCTCGATAGAAGACGTGCGGGTACAGCTGAGCATCCCACACGTGGGCGTAGCGATGCGGCATGGCGGCCATCACAGACTCACGGAATGTGGTCCACGGCTGCTCGTACTTCCTCCCTTGCAAGTAATCGTGCAGATTGGCACCATCCTTGCCCTCACCTTCGTGGGTAAGCAAGCGCAACTCTGGAGCCCTGCCATCTGCCTGTGTCATTTCACTATTTGCCTCCCGCACTACATCGTCCATTTCGTTGCCTCCGTCAGAGAAGTACCCCCAGCGCCGCGCGCCTGTTTTGGCGTCAAACGCGGAGTACATCATCATCTCTACACCTGACGTGTCCACAACCTTGACGGCAACAGCAATCATGCCGACATCTTCAGTCCAGCTGCGCTCTGGAACAATAGAGATAGAGGCATGAGTAAGATCGGTCCAGTACCGTTGCGCCACGAGCTGGGACTTCCACAGTACACTGGGCGGGGAAGTGTGAATAGAGATTGCTATGAGCTGGTAGTCTTCCGTGACGATGGCGCACAGCACAATGCTGCTGTTCAACTCTGTGTAGCCGGCGCCGATCCCGACGATGGGGGCGTACACATTCAGCTCTGTAGAAAGACTGAGGCGCACAAAGTTGTCATCGATGCGACGGCGCGCGTACTGGGTGTTGTAGATGTTCAGGTAACCAACAGTGGTAGAACTCAGGAGAATTCGGGACCCTGAGCCGTCTGGGTCCACCAGAATCGGCTTCGGCATGATCGTCTCCGTGAACTTATTGTCTACAATAGGAATCATAAACCCCCGCTGAAAGTTGAGTGAGCCTTCCTGTGACCAACAGATGATGATGCACACGAAGGCAACACCAATAATGATGATGTCTCGGATTCTCATTTTTCTAACAATCAGCCGTCAAGGAGGAGAACAGAGTCCAAAGGGTAAACAGCAAACAACGAAATAAAGGGAAAAAACGAGTTTCTCCCGCCCTTGCAGCAGCATGAGAGGAATGAGGAAATTGTGGGGatagcagcagagagagagagagagacgacgagagaggaaagaagggggagagcgaaggcGGCCAAAATGGGAAGCAATGAGCGACGTGCAtcacagaagagagaaaaaggagtaGAATGACCCAGGTATCTCCATTGCATGAATTCACTCTCAGGTACGCTGCACATGCGTCACCAAGCAAGCAAACGACTGGAACATAGTGGAAAACCGCAGGAGCACGAGGTGCGTGAACCTTCCCGATGAACGAGTGAGCTCCGTGCGACAGGCAACCTTAAAACATGTCTTCTCTACCTTAttcatgtgtgtgtatttgcATTTGTGGGGGGATATGAAGCTTACTCGTGCAGCTATGAAAATTGCAGAGCATACcttacgcacacacacacacacagacacgctcacacacacaaccaagGAGGGAATCGAATGTCGTGGCTGTCATACTTGACTCAAGGATAGATACGCACATAGCCGTTGTGTCGCTTTGCTTTCAGGTTCATCGTTCCTGAAAAGTACGGGGCCACTGCCAGCTCAATCGTATCCTTCACTAGCGCAGGCTTCAGGCGGTCAGGGCCGCCTGGTGCGCCGTTGATCTCCAGGAGCCACACTTTGAGGTCCTCGTCGATGAGAAAATCGTACCCAAAGACCTGAAATGTGTGGGTAGGGGGAACGGCCGGCTCATCGGGCACATGCGCCCGTGCAGCCAGCAGCGAGTCGCGAATAATAAAGTGGATCTGCGGCATGATATGACTGTCAAGCGTGATCGAGGTTGACTCAGCATGGGCACTTACGGGGTGTGGGGTAGGTGTACTGACGTTGTGGTTCATCTCGCGAATGGGGTACGGAGACTCTCTCACATCATTTGAGGACGTTGTCGGGTAAGGAGCGTCGCAGTGTTTTGGCTCCTGTATCCTCAGACCACAGAGAGGGGTGCACTTTTCCTGCTTCAGCTTTGCAGCTCTCACCGTTCCCTTGTAGCGTATGAGTCCATCCAGGTGCTCCCGCCATAGCTCGTTGCTCTCCTCGTACAACGAGTACATCTTGCCCGTTTCCTGCACGCAGTGGTTTGTGATGTGCGCGAGGCGGCCAATGGGGGTCTTGGACGTCGCGCTTTCGCGAGTGTACGGcacgctgctggtgcgcatcACCAACTCCTCGTGCACGTAGATCTCGTACAGATCGCGAAGGAGCAAGGCCCAGCACCGGATGTCGAACTTGCGCTTGTGGTACAGGAGGGGGCGATCCACGTACTGCTGCGCTATCCAAGCGTGATTGTCGTGTTGGCTATCGATGAAGCGCAGCAACTTCAGAATGCCCCGATAGTCACCAGGGAAAATCTCAATGTTGTCGCCGTGGCAACCGGCCGAACTCTTCACGATCCACATACACGGTTTGCTCGCCTGGTTAGGCAGTCGCACACCGTTCTTCGCGGTCGCGAGcaactgctgccgctcgtcaCGGCTTGATTGGCATGGTAGCAGCTTAAAGGACATGGGAAGATAGTCGCCAAGGGTATTCCAGTTGTAGTTGTGGTACTttagcagcgccgtcaccaTTGAGCTCTTTAATGTGATGCTTCGCGTGTTCTCCACAAAGTCGACCACGCGCACCTCGCCGTCATCACCGCTGCCCATCGGTATCCGGAGTCCCGGGGACGTGTAGAACCGCGAGGCGTAGACAaagtgcctcctcctgctgcccTTGCCAAGGTGACCCTGGTATCGCTTCGACATGACACGTCGGGTTGCGATTACTCGTTCACATGGCATCTTCTCTCCGAGGAGCAGGTGCATGTTTGTGTCAGACAAGTCTTTCTGAGTTTCAGAGACGACAAGGGCTTTCGTGATGGAGCACTGGCGGACGGAGAGGTGCGACCATCGGCCGGTCGCCAGAAGCTGCTTTGTCATCTCCTCATAGATGGAGCCGCAGTTCCGCATTGTTCCCACTACGTATTTGCACCGCTTCTCTGTAGATGTGGCAGACTTCGTCCGTTGTAAAGGTGCGGTGGCTGCACGCTCAGGTGCAGAGCCGATGCACAGACCCGAGCTCCAGGCGGCATCGCCTGTCAAACTTGACGAACGAGCTATCTTAGACGTATGCCGCAGTGTTGGTGAGGATAGGGACGCGGTGCCAGGAAACACAAGGCTGCGGCGAGCACTGCTTAACGACGCCCCGTTGgatgcccccctcccgctcATCGCAGAGTATGGCGACGTTGCCAGCAGGACATCCTTTTccgcctcctttttcccGTAGGTGATGGAAGAGGCTTTGACAGAGGTCATTCTCGAATATTGCATGTTCATCTTGGGAGCAGCGGAAGCTGGCGCTCTGGTATTGCGCCTCTCACTGACAGACGCAATCATTCTCTCTTCTATAGTCTACTCTTAAGGGTTAAGATAAGCagcacttttttctcttgttctctaCTTGCTCGATTGCCTTTTTGTGCCAAGGATGCTGCACAGCCTTTCGTCGAACAAAAACAAGCTATTATTCGCACAGACCTGGAGAGGTGCAACAGATGAATAAGGAGGGCCTGCCCGTCTGCTTGTTGACGTGTCTCTTCTAGGCAAGGCAACTGGGAAAAGGGTCAAAACAAGAGTAGAAAAGAGCCCTATGCCGATCGAGGAGGGTCCCTGATatataaaaaaaaaaacaagagaaacacaaacttggaaggaaagcgaaaaaaaaaaaagaaaacgcaCAAGCAAGCCAGCGAGGCGCtgaagagaaggcggcaggGGCTGCTAATCACTCTTTGGTCTCTTGTAGGATGCAGTGTGAAAACCTGTGCAGATTATGGTGCCAAATAATCTTGAATCATAGAGGGACAGGAGACAAGGGGAGAATCGGGGTtctgaagagggagaggagcaaTAAAAACAAACGacacaaaaaagggggctcACAACAAGCGGCGGAGGAGTCGGAGAGAatggcaagagaagaaaaaattTCGGAAGCGGACAAAAAAGTGTCCAGTtggagtgaagagggaaaaaaattTTAGCAAGACAGCACCTCGCCGATGATGCAAGCCGAAATGCCCAGAAGCAAAGAGCGAGACGGAAGCACAGAtagggagaggaagagggatgTTCAAGCAGTGGGCGAAGAAGTAGTACCCTTTGACCGATGCGGGAAGAGCATAAGAGAAGCATGAAGTGCTCACACAACTTTGGGGGTGCTTTGCGACTGCTGCTTTTACGATTATCAGCATTAGCATACGAGAAAAAGCGAACAAGCGGGGCTGAAGCCTACTGCACCGAAAGGTGGATCTTGCCCGCCAGATGCACAGCGGAGAAGTGGAAGCATTGACAGTGGTGTCTGTTAGGTCAGCAGCACTGCATTGGTCGATTCTCATTGCCGTGGAAGCCGCACTTTGCTGACATATGTGTTGCCATTGTTGACTGACTTCTTCAAGCACTTCTCTATCAGTACCCATCTATATCTATCGCACCAAAAGCACAAATGTAGGCAGCGCCTCACGCACGTAAACTCGTACCTTTGCGA from Leishmania panamensis strain MHOM/PA/94/PSC-1 chromosome 32 sequence includes these protein-coding regions:
- a CDS encoding hypothetical protein (TriTrypDB/GeneDB-style sysID: LpmP.32.3070) → MRIRDIIIIGVAFVCIIICWSQEGSLNFQRGFMIPIVDNKFTETIMPKPILVDPDGSGSRILLSSTTVGYLNIYNTQYARRRIDDNFVRLSLSTELNVYAPIVGIGAGYTELNSSIVLCAIVTEDYQLIAISIHTSPPSVLWKSQLVAQRYWTDLTHASISIVPERSWTEDVGMIAVAVKVVDTSGVEMMMYSAFDAKTGARRWGYFSDGGNEMDDVVREANSEMTQADGRAPELRLLTHEGEGKDGANLHDYLQGRKYEQPWTTFRESVMAAMPHRYAHVWDAQLYPHVFYRAKAKRKARPSRGKAKRRATFRYNDQVVHMATEDDGNLGDKLSALRLSLKQPTQTSLAENATRQRRRLSNVFVFHGEQGVEVVHMYTGNIVTNVMPLRADGTYYDDINDDLVLESLSTQIGPRSIVFAKRGIDLSYDCLGMIETGVPLSADELFNATVCNTQGLFGNLDLIHHFVDGDIRGEEAPRALNTLELLGSRNVASAMTRATPPLILQVQQNMGGGLQQVERYAAFMIDTGLVTCIDPSRRRVLWRAQTGGRFAPSPSDDMAEARKIRYQVNSDVRPFPQMVPYSLLQKNRETDVTFVGGGGESFRRVDTYVLAMGDTEFSIIKTKNGKVTRSISLSEPPVAPVLVVDFNGDGTNDLIVVSKYHIFGFVGSSRASSETMAALMLLLVGLLGILFAVREKKIAEEGQDDYTLPVHTGDKVQRKKTFKRSTD
- a CDS encoding tubulin-tyrosine ligase-like protein (TriTrypDB/GeneDB-style sysID: LpmP.32.3080), with translation MIASVSERRNTRAPASAAPKMNMQYSRMTSVKASSITYGKKEAEKDVLLATSPYSAMSGRGASNGASLSSARRSLVFPGTASLSSPTLRHTSKIARSSSLTGDAAWSSGLCIGSAPERAATAPLQRTKSATSTEKRCKYVVGTMRNCGSIYEEMTKQLLATGRWSHLSVRQCSITKALVVSETQKDLSDTNMHLLLGEKMPCERVIATRRVMSKRYQGHLGKGSRRRHFVYASRFYTSPGLRIPMGSGDDGEVRVVDFVENTRSITLKSSMVTALLKYHNYNWNTLGDYLPMSFKLLPCQSSRDERQQLLATAKNGVRLPNQASKPCMWIVKSSAGCHGDNIEIFPGDYRGILKLLRFIDSQHDNHAWIAQQYVDRPLLYHKRKFDIRCWALLLRDLYEIYVHEELVMRTSSVPYTRESATSKTPIGRLAHITNHCVQETGKMYSLYEESNELWREHLDGLIRYKGTVRAAKLKQEKCTPLCGLRIQEPKHCDAPYPTTSSNDVRESPYPIREMNHNVSTPTPHPVSAHAESTSITLDSHIMPQIHFIIRDSLLAARAHVPDEPAVPPTHTFQVFGYDFLIDEDLKVWLLEINGAPGGPDRLKPALVKDTIELAVAPYFSGTMNLKAKRHNGYVRIYP